One window of Cydia pomonella isolate Wapato2018A chromosome 7, ilCydPomo1, whole genome shotgun sequence genomic DNA carries:
- the LOC133519706 gene encoding LMBR1 domain-containing protein 2 homolog isoform X1 produces the protein MAYTLFVIEIISAFILAATLLYRYGDVYRNHIIVTVAVVTAWYFSFVIMFILPLDVSSTVYRQCMQNSNSTTVAPSVSPLHNESTTTIPPVTKCQKPWSFVDDSVFPNLWRVVYWTSQCLTWLIMPMMQSYSKAGDFTVKGKLKSALVDNAIYYGSYLFICGILLIYIALKGVSLDWAKIKAIASSASNTWGLFLLILLLGYALVEVPRNLWNNSKKNYTLTYTYFKIAKLSTDKCEAEENMDDILDSLSAITAAVGPGHPLHRHVETTVQKLPVQLRDRLNSRPAPERPAAPSLKSLVNLHKKMIKALHVLQRTETQWGITLERVFHLEDVATNLRSPDRRFTHTFHTARPRALRLLYPPTTEWYWECILKQYFLKTMAVITGIMSLALVWSEMTFFSKQPVLSIFANILNAAKYTYNYAAIVWVSTLVIAYMFYCAYSTVLKIRLLNLWYLAPHHQTNEYSLIFSGMMVCRLTPAMCLNFLSLVHMDSHVIKEYVMETYYTQIMGHMDVLGIIAEGFNIYFPMLVVLLCAATYLSLGSRLLSLCGFHQFVGDDELTTDLVDEGREIVKREKRKRQRAEESLTRRRDYSERYSGHRARRDHQDGAHTGLLHDVDSDHYVQPSPERSQPISAYQRAELPYNRTSVDDDLDQRFGASTLPAIQSQFDERRRDKMSAPPRGLFDDV, from the exons ATGGCTTACACACTGTTTGTGATAGAGATTATATCAGCGTTTATATTGGCAGCTACATTGTTGTACAGATATGGAGATGTGTACAGAAATCACATAATAGTGACAGTAGCTGTAGTTACAGCATGGTACTTCTCGTTtgttattatgtttatattgCCATTGGATGTGTCTTCG ACGGTATATCGACAATGCATGCAAAACAGCAACTCAACTACAGTGGCCCCGAGTGTGTCTCCTCTACACAATGAGTCCACCACCACCATCCCCCCAGTCACAAAATGTCAGAAACCATGGAGCTTTGTGGATGACAGTGTGTTCCCTAATCTCTGGAGGGTTGTCTATTGGACTTCACAATGTCTTAcctg gtTGATAATGCCAATGATGCAGTCATACAGCAAAGCGGGCGACTTCACAGTTAAGGGCAAGCTGAAGTCGGCGCTCGTTGACAATGCCATTTACTACGGCTCGTATCTCTTCATCTGCGGCATTCTGCTCATTTACATTGCACTGAAGGGTGTGTCTTTGGACTGGGCCAAGATCAAGGCTATCGCGTCCTCAG CTAGTAATACATGGGGTCTGTTTCTCCTGATTCTTCTTTTGGGCTACGCCCTGGTGGAGGTACCAAGAAATCTGTGGAACAACTCTAAGAAGAATTATACTCTGACATACACTTACTTCAAGATAGCCAAACTGAGTACTGACAAATGTGAAGCAGAGGAAAATATGGACGACATATTGGAT AGTCTGTCGGCGATCACCGCGGCCGTGGGCCCCGGGCACCCGCTGCACCGGCACGTGGAGACCACGGTGCAGAAGCTGCCCGTGCAGCTGCGGGACCGCCTCAACAGCCGCCCGGCGCCCGAGCGGCCCGCGGCGCCGTCGCTCAAGTCGCTCGTCAACTTACATAAGAAG ATGATCAAGGCCCTCCACGTCCTCCAACGCACCGAGACCCAGTGGGGCATAACGTTGGAGCGAGTGTTCCACCTAGAGGACGTGGCTACCAACCTGCGCTCTCCGGACCGGCGCTTCACCCACACGTTCCACACTGCACGGCCGCGCGCCCTGCGGCTGCTGTACCCGCCCACTACAG aatggTACTGGGAGTGCATCCTAAAGCAGTACTTCCTGAAGACGATGGCTGTGATCACCGGCATCATGTCGCTGGCGCTCGTGTGGTCCGAGATGACGTTCTTCAGCAAGCAGCCCGTGCTGTCCATCTTCGCAAACATCCTCAACGCTGCTAAATACACTTACAACTATGCGGCTATTGTC TGGGTGTCGACTCTCGTGATCGCGTACATGTTCTACTGCGCGTACTCGACGGTACTGAAGATCAGATTGCTGAATCTGTGGTATCTGGCGCCGCACCACCAGACCAACGAGTACAGCCTCATCTTCTCCGGCATGATGGTGTGCCGCCTCACGCCCGCCATGTGCCTCAACTTCCTCAGCCTTGTACATATGGACTCGCATGTTATTAAGGAGTATGTGATGGAGACTTATTATACTCAG ATAATGGGCCACATGGACGTCCTGGGCATCATCGCCGAAGGCTTCAACATCTACTTCCCGATGCTCGTGGTACTGCTGTGCGCGGCTACGTACCTCTCGCTCGGCAGTCGCCTCCTCTCGCTCTGCGGCTTCCACCAGTTCGTGGGCGACGACGAGCTGACGACTGATCTCGTTGATGAGGGCCGGGAGATCGTTAAGCGAG AAAAGCGGAAGCGGCAGCGCGCGGAGGAGTCCCTGACGCGGCGCCGCGACTACAGCGAGCGCTACTCCGGCCACCGCGCCCGGCGGGACCACCAGGACGGAG CCCACACCGGGCTCCTTCACGACGTGGACTCAGACCACTACGTCCAACCGAGTCCCGAACGATCCCAGCCGATCTCCGCCTACCAGCGCGCGGAGCTGCCTTACAACCGGACTAGCGTAGACGACGACCTCGACCAGCGGTTCGGCGCGAGCACGCTGCCCGCCATACAGTCGCAGTTCGACGAGCGGCGGCGGGACAAGATGAGCGCGCCGCCGCGAGGCCTCTTCGATGATGTGTGA
- the LOC133519706 gene encoding LMBR1 domain-containing protein 2 homolog isoform X2, whose amino-acid sequence MAYTLFVIEIISAFILAATLLYRYGDVYRNHIIVTVAVVTAWYFSFVIMFILPLDVSSTVYRQCMQNSNSTTVAPSVSPLHNESTTTIPPVTKCQKPWSFVDDSVFPNLWRVVYWTSQCLTWLIMPMMQSYSKAGDFTVKGKLKSALVDNAIYYGSYLFICGILLIYIALKGVSLDWAKIKAIASSASNTWGLFLLILLLGYALVEVPRNLWNNSKKNYTLTYTYFKIAKLSTDKCEAEENMDDILDSLSAITAAVGPGHPLHRHVETTVQKLPVQLRDRLNSRPAPERPAAPSLKSLVNLHKKMIKALHVLQRTETQWGITLERVFHLEDVATNLRSPDRRFTHTFHTARPRALRLLYPPTTEWYWECILKQYFLKTMAVITGIMSLALVWSEMTFFSKQPVLSIFANILNAAKYTYNYAAIVWVSTLVIAYMFYCAYSTVLKIRLLNLWYLAPHHQTNEYSLIFSGMMVCRLTPAMCLNFLSLVHMDSHVIKEYVMETYYTQIMGHMDVLGIIAEGFNIYFPMLVVLLCAATYLSLGSRLLSLCGFHQFVGDDELTTDLVDEGREIVKREKRKRQRAEESLTRRRDYSERYSGHRARRDHQDGDHYVQPSPERSQPISAYQRAELPYNRTSVDDDLDQRFGASTLPAIQSQFDERRRDKMSAPPRGLFDDV is encoded by the exons ATGGCTTACACACTGTTTGTGATAGAGATTATATCAGCGTTTATATTGGCAGCTACATTGTTGTACAGATATGGAGATGTGTACAGAAATCACATAATAGTGACAGTAGCTGTAGTTACAGCATGGTACTTCTCGTTtgttattatgtttatattgCCATTGGATGTGTCTTCG ACGGTATATCGACAATGCATGCAAAACAGCAACTCAACTACAGTGGCCCCGAGTGTGTCTCCTCTACACAATGAGTCCACCACCACCATCCCCCCAGTCACAAAATGTCAGAAACCATGGAGCTTTGTGGATGACAGTGTGTTCCCTAATCTCTGGAGGGTTGTCTATTGGACTTCACAATGTCTTAcctg gtTGATAATGCCAATGATGCAGTCATACAGCAAAGCGGGCGACTTCACAGTTAAGGGCAAGCTGAAGTCGGCGCTCGTTGACAATGCCATTTACTACGGCTCGTATCTCTTCATCTGCGGCATTCTGCTCATTTACATTGCACTGAAGGGTGTGTCTTTGGACTGGGCCAAGATCAAGGCTATCGCGTCCTCAG CTAGTAATACATGGGGTCTGTTTCTCCTGATTCTTCTTTTGGGCTACGCCCTGGTGGAGGTACCAAGAAATCTGTGGAACAACTCTAAGAAGAATTATACTCTGACATACACTTACTTCAAGATAGCCAAACTGAGTACTGACAAATGTGAAGCAGAGGAAAATATGGACGACATATTGGAT AGTCTGTCGGCGATCACCGCGGCCGTGGGCCCCGGGCACCCGCTGCACCGGCACGTGGAGACCACGGTGCAGAAGCTGCCCGTGCAGCTGCGGGACCGCCTCAACAGCCGCCCGGCGCCCGAGCGGCCCGCGGCGCCGTCGCTCAAGTCGCTCGTCAACTTACATAAGAAG ATGATCAAGGCCCTCCACGTCCTCCAACGCACCGAGACCCAGTGGGGCATAACGTTGGAGCGAGTGTTCCACCTAGAGGACGTGGCTACCAACCTGCGCTCTCCGGACCGGCGCTTCACCCACACGTTCCACACTGCACGGCCGCGCGCCCTGCGGCTGCTGTACCCGCCCACTACAG aatggTACTGGGAGTGCATCCTAAAGCAGTACTTCCTGAAGACGATGGCTGTGATCACCGGCATCATGTCGCTGGCGCTCGTGTGGTCCGAGATGACGTTCTTCAGCAAGCAGCCCGTGCTGTCCATCTTCGCAAACATCCTCAACGCTGCTAAATACACTTACAACTATGCGGCTATTGTC TGGGTGTCGACTCTCGTGATCGCGTACATGTTCTACTGCGCGTACTCGACGGTACTGAAGATCAGATTGCTGAATCTGTGGTATCTGGCGCCGCACCACCAGACCAACGAGTACAGCCTCATCTTCTCCGGCATGATGGTGTGCCGCCTCACGCCCGCCATGTGCCTCAACTTCCTCAGCCTTGTACATATGGACTCGCATGTTATTAAGGAGTATGTGATGGAGACTTATTATACTCAG ATAATGGGCCACATGGACGTCCTGGGCATCATCGCCGAAGGCTTCAACATCTACTTCCCGATGCTCGTGGTACTGCTGTGCGCGGCTACGTACCTCTCGCTCGGCAGTCGCCTCCTCTCGCTCTGCGGCTTCCACCAGTTCGTGGGCGACGACGAGCTGACGACTGATCTCGTTGATGAGGGCCGGGAGATCGTTAAGCGAG AAAAGCGGAAGCGGCAGCGCGCGGAGGAGTCCCTGACGCGGCGCCGCGACTACAGCGAGCGCTACTCCGGCCACCGCGCCCGGCGGGACCACCAGGACGGAG ACCACTACGTCCAACCGAGTCCCGAACGATCCCAGCCGATCTCCGCCTACCAGCGCGCGGAGCTGCCTTACAACCGGACTAGCGTAGACGACGACCTCGACCAGCGGTTCGGCGCGAGCACGCTGCCCGCCATACAGTCGCAGTTCGACGAGCGGCGGCGGGACAAGATGAGCGCGCCGCCGCGAGGCCTCTTCGATGATGTGTGA